A region of the Dreissena polymorpha isolate Duluth1 chromosome 6, UMN_Dpol_1.0, whole genome shotgun sequence genome:
CACAGCAAGACATGATAGCAAATTTCAAACCTGAACATAAATATAGTGTGTTAGAAATGAGCCAGACGATTATTTATCTGTACGGACTTCAGTGCGAGACAGCTAATAAACTACTAAACCGTTTAGTAGACGACGAATTCTTCAACGACATAAGTAACGGACTGAGTTTGTACATTAAGCACTATTCGGAAAACTTATCAGCATTTCAGATAGACAAATACACAAAGGAAACCGTTCTAAAATCAAAACGTAATGGTATGAATTACGATGCACGTTGTCTTGCAATATCAGTCTTGTTCCAGCACATGGTTATAGCTGGTTTCAATGAGGCAAAAATCAGTGGTCAGAAGGACATCTTTCTATATTGTATGGATTTCACATTTAATACATATCTACTTGATTCGGAGACAAGAGCATTAAAGGAACTGCTTAGTTTCAACAAGTCAAATGTTCGGTCACTCATATTAGAAAGCAATGTTTTGGAATCAAGCGAATTACTGTCAGTCATGCAACAGTCAAAGCATAGTCTTCAACGTTTAAAGACTACAGTGACCCCGGAAATTTATAAAGCCttacataatttgaacatacaGGAACTATATGTTATCGGACAAATCGACGAATCACCATTTTCCAATGTTCTTCCGTCTTTGTCTAActtaatgtttttatcaatagAAGACTCAAATCTTTTTGAGCAAACAGTTCTTCCTGGCACAATAGAAGATGTTTATTTGCTAAAATGTACTTGTTCGGCAGTGTTTCTTCATCGCCTACTCGTGTATTTAGTATCAGTACAACATGGTGTTAACTTGTATTTGGAAGCTGTAACTGTTACGGATCCCAATACGCAAATTTTCCTGTCAGAATTATTGTTAAGCGATATGACAAATATCAAACTAAGTATTGAACACGGCAATCATGCTTTATATGATACACTGCGTTGTACATCTATCAGAGAACTGTCCCTGCATACTATTGATGATGTCTCATTAGCGTCAAAGATTATGTACACTCTcaagaaattgacaaaactttatttgtggggtacttatagtgagcgatgtactttacaactgcctgctacattacaatgcatatcaTTGCAGGAAGTTGAATGTacagctgagtggctgtgcagcttgttgattgcgctttcttcattagatcattctgtagagtgtgagctgtggaatgttgtattgcagccatgtgcagAAGAGTGTGGAGACGAttcccatgtacatgtatctgatttGCGGTCTGAAATACTCTCATGTGACATGTcactaattgaaatatatttgaaaaatggaagtgttgaactgtttgaaatatttcgaggtACAACTATAGGAATCTTAACGCTGAAAACAGCCGAGTGTGCATCTTTAGCATCAAAGATTCTGTATACTCTcaagaaattgacaaaactttatttgtggggtacttatagtgagcgatgtactttacaactgcctgctacattacaatTCATATCCTTGCAGAGAGTTGAATGTacagctgagtggctgtgcagcttgttgattgcgctttcttcattagatcattctgtaaAGTGTGAGCTgcgggatgttgtattgcagccatgtgaaaACGCCTCTGGAGACGAttcccatgtacatgtatctgatttGCGGTCTGAAATACTCTCATGTGACATGTcactaattgaaatatatttgaataatggcagcgttgaactgtttgaaatatttcgaggtACAAATATGGGAATCTTGAATCTGATAACAGCCGAGTGTGCATCTTTAGCATCAAAGATTCTGTATACTCTAAAGAAATTGACAACACTTAATTTGTGGGGTACTTATAGTGAGCgatgtactttacaactgcctgctacattacaatgcatatcaTTGCAGGAAGTTGAATGTacagctgagtggctgtgcagcttgttgatcgcgctttcttcattagatcattctgtaaAATGTGCGCTGTggaatgttgtattgcagccatgtgcagAAGCCTCTGGAGACGAttcccatgtacatgtatctgatttGCGGTCTGAAATACTCTCATGTGACATGTcactaattgaaatatatttgaaaaatggaagtgttgaactgtttgaaatatttcgaggtACAAATATAGGAATCCTGAATCTGATAACAGCCGAGTGTGCATCTTTAGCTTCAAAGATTCTGTATACTCTcaagaaattgacaaaactttatttgtggggtacttatagtgagcgatgtactttacaactgcctgctacattacaatTCATATCCTTGCAGAGAGTTGAATGTacagctgagtggctgtgcagcttgttgattgcggtttcttcattagatcattctgtaaAATGTGCGCTGTggaatgttgtattgcagccatgtgaagacGCCTCTGGAGACGAttcccatgtacatgtatctgatttGCGGTCTGAAATACTCTCATGTGACATGTcactaattgaaatatatttgaaaaatggaagtgttgaactgtttgaaatatttcgaggtACAAATATAGGAATCTTGAATCTGATAACAGCCGAGTGTGCATCTTTAGCTTCAAAGATTCTGTATACTCTcaagaaattgacaaaactttatttgGGGGGTACTTATAGTGAGCGATGTACTTTACAACTTCCTGCTACATTACAATTCATATCCTTGCAGacagttgaatgttcagctgagtggctgtgcagcttgttgattgcgctttcttcattagatcattctgtaaagtgtgagctgtgggatgttgtattgcagccatgtgaagaTGCCTCTGGAGACGATTCCCATGTTCATGTATCTGATTTGCGGTCTAGAATACTCTCATGTGACATGTCACTAATTGAAATGTATTGGAATAATGGCAGTGTtgaattgtttgaaatatttcgaagTACAACTATAGGAATCTTGACGCTGGAAACAGCTGAGTGTGCATCTTTAGCATCAAAGATTCTGTATACTCTCAAGAAATTGAAAAAACTTTATTTGTGGGGTACTTATAGTGAGCgatgtactttacaactgcctgctacgttacaatgcatatcattgcaggaagttgaatgttcagctgagtggctgtgcagcttgttgattgcgctgtcttcattagatcattctgtagagtgtgagctgttgaatgttgtattgcagccatgtgcagAAGAGTGTGGAGACGATTTACAAGCACGGATATCTGATTCGCGGTCTGAAATACCGTTACATGACATGTCTGAAATTAAGGTATTGGTGGAAaatggcagtgttgaactgtttgaaatatttcgaggtacaaatataggaatcttgaatctgaaaacagccgagtgtgcatctttagcatcaaagattctgtatactctcaagaaattgacaaaactttatttgtggggtacttatagtgagcgatgtactttacaactgcctgctacattacaatgcatatcattgcagagagttgaatgttcagctaagtggctgtgcagcttgttgattgcgctttcttcattagatcattctgtaaagtgtgagctgtgggatgttgtaatGCAGCCATGTGAAGACGCCTCTGGAGACGAttcccatgtacatgtatctgatttGCGGTCGGAAATACTTTCATGTGACATGTcactaattgaaatatatttgaataatggcagtgttgaactgtttgaaatatttcgaggtACAAATATAGGAATCTTGTATCTGGAAAATGCCGAGTGTGCATCTTTAGCATCAAAGATTCTGTATACTCTcaagaaattgacaaaactttatttgtggggtacttatagtgagcgatgtactttacaactgcctgctatattacaatgcatatcattgcagagagttgaatgttcagctgagtggctgtgcaaTTTGTTGATTGCgctgtcttcattagatcattctgtagagtgtgagctgtatgatgttgtattgcagccatgtgcagAAGAGTGTGGAGACGATTTACAAGCACGGATACCTGATTTGCGGTCTGAAATACCGTTACATGACATGTCTGAAATTAAGGTATTGGTGGAAaatggcagtgttgaactgtttgaaatatttcgaggtACAAATATAGGAATCTTGAATCTGAAAACAGCCGAGTGTGCAGCTTTAGCATCAAAGATTCTGTATACTCTCAAGAAATTGAGAAAACTTAATTTGTGTGGTACTTATAGTGAGCgatgtactttacaactgcctgctacattacaatgcatatccttgcagaaagttgaatgttcagctgagtggctgtgcgGCTTGTTGATctcgctttcttcattagatcattctgtagagtgtgagctgtggaatgttgtattgcagccatgtgcagAAGAGTGTGGAGACGATTTACAAGCACGGATATCTGATTCGCGGTCTGCAATACCGTTACATGACATGTCTGAAATTGAGGTATTGGTGGAAaatggcagtgttgaactgtttgaaatatttcgaggtACAAATATAGGAATCTTGAAACTGAAAACAGCCGAGTGTGCATCTTTAGCATCAAAGATTCTGTATACTCTcaagaaattgacaaaactttatttgtggggtacttattgtgagcgatgtactttacaactgcctgctacattacaatgcatatccttgcagaaagttgaatgttcagctgagtggctgtgcagcttgttgattgcgctttcttcattagatcattctgtagagtgtgagctgtggaatgttgtattgcagccatgtgcagAAGAGTGTGGAGACGATTTACAAGCACGGATATCTGATTCGCGGTCTGCAATACCGTTACATGACATGTCTGAAATTGAGGTATTGGTGGAAaatggcagtgttgaactgtttgaaatatttcgaggtACAAATATAGGAATCTTGAATCTGGAAAATGCCGAGTGTGCATCTTTAGCATCAAAGATTCTGTATACTCtcaaaaaattgacaaaactttatttgtggggtacttatagtgagcgatgtactttacaactgcctgctacattacaatgcatatcattgcaggaagttgaatgttcagctgagtggctgtgcagcttgttgattgcgctttcttcattagataaTTCTGTAGAGTGTGAGCTGTTGAATGTTGTATTGCAGACATGTGCAGACGAGTGTGGAGACGATTCCAAAACACACGTATCTGATTTGCGATTTGAAATGGTGTCACTTGATATGTCTCAAACTACAATATTGGTAAAAAATGGCAGTAGTGAACTGTTTGAATTCTTTAGAGGTACAAATATAGGAATACTGACGCTAAAATCGGCCGATTGTGAATAATTATCATCACAGATTCTGCATACTCTGAAGAAATTGACAAAGCTTGTTTTGTGGGGGACTTATAGTGGGCGATGCACTTTACAGCTGCCTGATACATTACAATACATATCATTGCAgaaagttgaatgttcagctgagtggatgtgcagcttgttgatagagctttcttcattagatcattttgtagagtgtgagctgtgggatgttgtattgcagccatgtgaatTCTCTTGCGGAGACGATGCCAAAACACATAGCTCAGATTTGCGATTAGAAATGCTGTCATTTGATATGTCCAACatgacaatttttgtaaaaaatggaagtgttgaactgtttgaaatcttACGTGATACAAATATAGGGACTTTAAATCTGTTTACGGCAGATTGCGTCTCATTAGCATCAAAGATTATGTACACTCTCAAGAAATTAAAAAAGCTTATTGTGTGGGGTACTTATAGTGGGCGATGCTCTTTACAGCTGCCTGATACATTACAATGCATATTATTGCAggaagttgaatgttcagctgagtggctgtgcagcttgttgacagagctttcttcattagatcattttGTAGAGTGTGGGCtttgggatgttgtattgcagccatgttaATTCTCTTGTGGAGACGATTCAAAAACACTAATATCTTATTTGCGATTAGAAATGCTGTCATTTGATATGTCCAACATGacaatttttgtacaaaatggcattgttgaactgtttgaaatcttACGTGATACAAATATATGGGACTTTGAATCTGTTTACGGCAGATTGCGCCTCTTTAGCATCAAAGGTTATGTACACTCTCAAGAAATTAAAAAAGCTTATTTTGTGGGGGACTTTTAGTGAGCGATGCACTTTACAGctgcctgctacattacaatTAATGCCATTGGAtaaagttgaatgttcagctgataggctgtgcagcttgttgattgcgCTGTCTTTATTAGATTAATCAGTAGGTTGTCATTATttggatgttgtattgcagccttGGGAATATTCATCCGGAGGAGATTCCCAAACACATGTATCTGATTTGCGATATAAAATGATGTCACTTGATATGACACATATGACAATTGATGTGGAAaatggcagtgttgaactgtttgaaatattgcgTGATACCAGTATAGGGATCCTGGTACTGAGAACGGCAGATTGTGCCTCATCTGCGTCAAGGATTATGTGTACTCTTTAGAAATTGACAAAGCTTTTTTTGTGGGGGACTTACAGTGAGCGATGTACTGTACAGCTGCCTAAGACATTGGAATGCATATTATTGCAgaaagttgaatgttcagctgagtggctctGCAGCTTGTTTattgcgctttcttcattagaacATTCTGTACAGTGTGAGATGtatgatgttgtattgcagtcatTTGAATACTCTTGCGGAGGAGAATCCCAAACACATGTATCTGATTTGCGATCTGAAATACTGGCACTTGATATGACACACATGACAATTTTGGTGGAAACTGGaagtgttgaactgtttgaaatattgcgTGATACAAGTATAAGGATCCTGGACCTGAAAAATGCAGAGTGTGCCTGATATGCGTCGAAGATTCTGCACACTCTCAAGAATTTAACAAAGCTTTATTAGTGGGGAACTTTAAGTGGGCGTTATACTTTACAGCTGCCTGAAACACTGCAATGCATATAATTGCAAAAAGTTGAATGTTTAGCTAAGTGGCTCTGCAGCTTGTTGATTGCGCTTTCTCCATTAGACCATTCTGTACGGTGTGAGTTGTGGGACATTCTATTACAGCCATGTTCAGAAGACTATGGAGACGATTCTCAAACACATATATCTAATAAGCGATCTGAAATACTGTCACGTAACatgtcatatattaaaaatattgtttaaaatgaaagTGCTGAACTGTTTGAGTTAGTTCGTGGTTCAACAATTGGGATCCTGAACCTGAAAACAGCCGACTGTTCATCATCAGCATTAAAGATTTTCTACACGCTCAGGCAGTGAACAGGGCTCAAGTTTTGTGTGTGATTTGGGCACTTGACCACTGCCTGCTTAATTGCACAGCTTGTCGACTACGCTTGCTGTGGCAAAGATTCCCATACATTCTGAATTGCGATCTTATACATTGTCACTTGTTATGTCCAAAATAAAGATATCGATGGAAATTGGCAGTGTTTAACTCTTTCAAATCTATCCTAAAGGAGTATAGGGATATTGAGCCTAAAACGGCCGATTGAGTCTCAATAGCATCATGCATCCTCTAAATGATCAACGTGCTAATAAAGTAAATTGTGCGGAGGTATTATATTAATCAATTTACTGCACAGCTGTCTGCTGGTAACAAGTACACACTCCTAAAGTCCTTGGATAAATTTAATATCATATTTGTAACATACATACAAACAGTTGTGGTGCGTTATGTACTTGTATCTATGTATTTATGCTTAACAACAACATGTCTGCAAGAACCGTGTTGATATCTCAAACATTAGCTTTCTTTATGTGTTGCGCGTGTAAAATTGTTATGTCTGTTTTGTTAATATGTCCTTTACAAAACATTCTGTaaattatgatatatatatacagtttatagtttgttcagttttgtttgtatacatGTTTGTAGAAATTTAGAAAATATTGTTCATCTAAATTTATACAGATATCACAAAACGATCGATGTTGATAACGATTCCTAATTTAGTACTATGTACAATAAGTATTAATATTCTTTGGTAAAATTAcgtcaatgttttattttgactgaTTATTTAAACAGTATGGCATAAATGTGAATTATGTTTTACCTTCAAAAGGCttatgtaaataaatcaaaattggtaTCGGGTTTTGGGAAATGAATATTGCAAGCATAGTACGTAATTTCG
Encoded here:
- the LOC127836585 gene encoding uncharacterized protein LOC127836585; the protein is MSLIEMYWNNGSVELFEIFRSTTIGILTLETAECASLASKILYTLKKLKKLYLWGTYSERCTLQLPATLQCISLQEVECSAEWLCSLLIALSSLDHSVECELLNVVLQPCAEECGDDLQARISDSRSEIPLHDMSEIKVLVENGSVELFEIFRGTNIGILNLKTAECASLASKILYTLKKLTKLYLWGTYSERCTLQLPATLQCISLQRVECSAKWLCSLLIALSSLDHSVKCELWDVVMQPCEDASGDDSHVHVSDLRSEILSCDMSLIEIYLNNGSVELFEIFRGTNIGILNLENAECASLASKILYTLKKLTKLYLWGTYSERCTLQLPATLQCISLQEVECSAEWLCSLLIALSSLDNSVECELLNVVLQTCADECGDDSKTHVSDLRFEMVSLDMSQTTILVKNGSSELFEFFRGTNIGILTLKSADCE